The following are from one region of the Mesorhizobium shangrilense genome:
- a CDS encoding molecular chaperone GroEL, whose product MPKIMLHNSEARRALARGVFRLAAAVEPTLGPKGMNAMIDRPIGTPMVTRDGVSIASEIELHDRFENMGAQVVREVSMQTNEVAGDGTTTAIVLANALIQGGVEANERGAKSVDLCKGIDLAVAAVVAALKASAKPAKGNGILASVANIAATNTRLGALVAEAHQRVGAEGVITTDFSVTTETTLDVVEGMSFERGYLSHHMVTDQEKMEAVLDRPYILMTDLKIKEPEQLDAVRRIADEDGRPLLIVSEEMSPEVVVTLLGKQGPGRYLVVHPPEYGHWRKAMMEDLAIITGGKVIARDLGGRLEDVTAEDLGTADRVKTSSSYTSIIRGGGDHATIASRRAQVQRQYEASPPNIDQDKLRERLAKLSGGTAILYAGGVTPVEQKRTIQLIEDSLNAVRAASEEGVVAGGGSALAQIAPLLDKVAAGVDGDVAEGVRLVRSVLSRPLWRIAANAGADPEAVVTEVTRINGGYGYNASTGAYQNMFEAGIIDPVRVTYTALANAASVATLILTTETLIGDLAEDEDPTAGPARGGGSERLGRA is encoded by the coding sequence ATGCCCAAGATAATGCTTCACAATTCCGAGGCGCGCCGTGCGCTTGCCCGTGGCGTCTTCCGGCTGGCTGCGGCCGTCGAACCGACGCTCGGCCCCAAAGGCATGAACGCCATGATCGACCGGCCGATCGGCACGCCGATGGTGACCCGCGACGGTGTCAGCATCGCCTCCGAGATCGAGCTGCACGACCGTTTCGAGAACATGGGCGCGCAAGTGGTGCGCGAGGTGTCGATGCAGACCAACGAGGTTGCCGGCGACGGCACCACGACGGCCATCGTGCTCGCCAACGCGCTCATCCAGGGCGGCGTCGAGGCGAATGAGCGTGGTGCGAAATCCGTCGACCTCTGCAAGGGCATCGACCTTGCGGTGGCGGCGGTGGTGGCCGCGCTCAAGGCTTCGGCCAAGCCGGCCAAGGGCAACGGCATCCTCGCCTCGGTCGCCAACATCGCGGCGACCAACACCAGGCTTGGCGCACTGGTGGCGGAAGCGCATCAACGGGTCGGCGCTGAAGGCGTCATCACCACCGACTTCAGCGTCACCACCGAGACCACGCTCGATGTCGTCGAGGGCATGTCCTTCGAACGCGGCTATCTCTCGCATCACATGGTGACAGACCAGGAGAAGATGGAGGCGGTTCTCGATCGGCCCTACATCCTGATGACCGATCTCAAGATCAAGGAGCCCGAGCAGCTCGATGCGGTTCGCCGCATTGCCGACGAGGATGGCCGGCCGCTGCTGATCGTGTCCGAGGAGATGTCGCCGGAAGTGGTGGTGACGCTGCTCGGCAAGCAGGGGCCTGGAAGATACCTCGTCGTCCACCCGCCGGAATATGGCCATTGGCGCAAGGCGATGATGGAGGATCTGGCCATCATCACCGGCGGCAAGGTGATCGCGCGCGATCTTGGCGGCCGGCTGGAGGATGTCACGGCGGAAGATCTCGGTACGGCCGACCGAGTGAAGACCAGTTCGTCCTACACCTCGATCATTCGCGGCGGCGGCGACCATGCGACAATTGCCTCGCGCCGTGCCCAGGTGCAGCGGCAGTACGAGGCCTCGCCGCCCAACATCGACCAGGACAAGCTGCGCGAACGCCTGGCCAAGCTCTCCGGCGGCACAGCGATCCTCTATGCCGGCGGCGTCACGCCGGTCGAGCAGAAGCGGACCATCCAGCTTATCGAGGATTCGCTGAATGCGGTGCGCGCCGCATCCGAAGAAGGCGTGGTCGCCGGCGGCGGCTCGGCACTCGCTCAGATCGCGCCGCTGCTCGACAAGGTGGCCGCCGGCGTCGACGGCGATGTCGCCGAAGGCGTGCGCCTGGTGCGCTCGGTTCTGTCGCGGCCGCTATGGCGCATCGCCGCCAATGCCGGCGCCGATCCCGAAGCGGTGGTGACCGAGGTCACCCGCATCAACGGCGGCTACGGCTACAACGCCTCGACCGGCGCGTATCAGAACATGTTCGAAGCGGGGATCATCGATCCCGTTCGCGTCACCTACACCGCGCTTGCCAACGCGGCTTCCGTGGCGACGCTGATCCTGACCACCGAAACGCTGATTGGAGATCTCGCCGAGGACGAGGATCCGACGGCCGGACCGGCGCGTGGCGGCGGCTCCGAAAGGCTCGGCCGCGCCTGA
- a CDS encoding NAD(P)-dependent alcohol dehydrogenase codes for MKAARLYEYDPKMNVQLRIEEVKAPTITAPDEVIVRVGAAGLCRTDLHIIEGVWKPTMDPEGTLLPYIMGHENAGWVEEVGSGVKSVKRGDAVICHPFRSCGICLNCRHGEDMYCDNGQFPGLGMNGGFAEYFITSERSLIKLNANITPIEVAPLADAGITAYRAAKRAAKLLRPGSYCVLLGIGGLGHIALQSLHAISGCRIIAVDREPAARVLAKDLGADFVLDGGPNVIEEVSQITGGGAHVVIDFVGELGVENICWKMVRKGGQLFVVGYGGNINVPTAHLVIEEINIGGSLVGNFTELVELMELNADGKVKMHYTEYNLASINTALDDFKNRRFTGRGVIVP; via the coding sequence ATGAAAGCTGCCAGACTGTACGAATACGATCCGAAAATGAACGTCCAGCTCAGGATCGAGGAGGTCAAGGCGCCGACGATCACAGCACCCGACGAGGTGATCGTGCGGGTCGGTGCTGCCGGCCTCTGCCGCACCGACCTGCACATCATCGAGGGTGTGTGGAAACCGACCATGGACCCCGAGGGCACGCTCTTGCCTTACATCATGGGCCACGAGAATGCCGGCTGGGTCGAGGAGGTCGGCAGCGGCGTCAAGTCCGTCAAGCGCGGCGACGCGGTCATCTGCCATCCCTTCCGCTCATGCGGCATCTGCCTCAATTGCCGCCATGGCGAAGACATGTATTGCGACAACGGCCAGTTCCCTGGCCTTGGCATGAATGGCGGTTTCGCCGAGTATTTCATCACCAGCGAGCGCTCGCTGATCAAGCTGAATGCCAACATCACGCCGATCGAAGTGGCGCCGTTGGCCGATGCCGGCATCACCGCTTACCGCGCCGCCAAGCGCGCCGCCAAGCTTCTGCGGCCAGGCAGCTATTGCGTGCTGCTCGGCATAGGCGGCCTCGGCCATATCGCGCTGCAATCGCTGCACGCGATTTCGGGTTGCCGCATCATCGCCGTTGATCGCGAGCCGGCGGCACGGGTGCTGGCCAAGGACCTGGGCGCAGACTTCGTCCTCGATGGCGGACCGAACGTCATCGAGGAGGTCAGCCAGATCACCGGCGGAGGCGCGCATGTGGTGATCGACTTTGTCGGCGAACTCGGTGTCGAGAACATCTGCTGGAAGATGGTGCGCAAGGGCGGACAATTGTTCGTCGTCGGCTATGGCGGCAACATCAATGTGCCGACCGCGCATCTCGTCATCGAGGAGATCAACATCGGCGGCAGCCTGGTCGGCAATTTCACCGAGCTTGTCGAACTGATGGAGCTCAACGCCGACGGCAAGGTGAAGATGCACTACACCGAGTACAACCTCGCCAGCATCAACACCGCGCTCGACGATTTCAAGAACCGCCGGTTCACCGGCCGTGGCGTCATCGTTCCCTGA